Below is a window of Geomonas oryzisoli DNA.
AGGGGCTGCACGACCACGATGCGGCGCATGACCACACAAAGGAGAAGAAGAGCCTGCTCGACCTGCTTCAGGACAAGTACGGCATCTGGATCGGCACCTTCATGAACCGGAAATGGCTCGCCTTCGCACTGGGCGGCTGTGCCTTCGTCTTCGGCGTGGCGCTCTTCGCGGTGGTGCCGCAGCAGTTCTTCCCTTCGGCGGAGCGCAACCAGTTCGTGGTCGACGTCTGGATGCCACAGGGGACGCGCATCGAGGCGACCGACGGGGTGATGGGACGGATCGAGAAGACCCTCGCTTCGAGCAAAGGGATCGCCCACTACGCCACCTTCGTGGGGCAGAGCGCGCCGAGGTTTTACTACAACGTCAACCCGCAGCAGCCTGACGGCGCCTACGGCCAGTTCATCGTCAACACCGAATCGGTGCAGGATACTACCCGCCTGGTGCAGGAACTCCGTCCGGCCCTGGCCAAGGTGGCACCGGAGGCGATGGTGATCGTGAAGGAACTGCAGCAGGGCGCACAGATGGAAGCACCGATCGAGGTACGCATCGCCGGGGACGACATCTCCGAGTTGAAGCGGCTCGGCGAGCAGGTGCAGGCGATCCTGGAGGGGATACCGGGCACCCAGTACGTTTTCAGGGACTACTTCAACGATTCCTACCTGGTGGACGTCAAGGTGAACGACGAGCTGGCCAACCGACTGGGTATCACCGACGCAGGCGTGTCGCAGACCCTGGCCGGCGCGTTCGACGGCGCCGCCGTCAGCACCTTCTGGGAAGGGGACCGCGCCGTCGATATCAAGCTGAGACTCGACCCGGCCTCCCGTTCCTCCTTCTCGGACATCGGCAACACCTATCTCAATTCCTACCTGACCCGGGCCCGGGTGCCGCTGCGCGCGGTCGCCACGCTGGCGCCCGAGTGGCAAACCGGCAGGATCGTGCGCAGAAACGGCGTGCACACGCTGACCATCCGTGCCTTCCCTAAGCCGAGAGTGTACGCCTCCGACATCCTGGAAAAGGCGATGCCCCGCATCAAGGCCCTGGAACTGCCGACCGGATACCGGATCTACTACGGCGGCGAGAAGGACAACCAGGATGAGACCTTCCCACAGATGCTGGCGGCGCTCGGCATCAGCCTGGTGGCGATCTTCCTGGTTCTCCTGGTGCAGTTCAGGAACGTCTCGGATCCGCTGGTGGTGATGGCCTCCATTCCGCTCACCCTGTTCGGAGCCATCCTCGGGCTGGTGATCACCCACAATCCCTTCGGCTTCACCGCTTTCATGGGGCTCATCAGCCTGTGCGGCATCGTGGTCAGAAACGGGATCATTCTGGTGGATTACTGCAACGAAAAGGTCGCCGAAGGGGAGAGCCTGGAGCAAGCGGCACGGGAGGCGGGGGCGAGGCGTCTGCGTCCCATCTTCCTCACCACGATGGCGGCGGCCGTGGGGGTTACCCCAATGATCCTGTCCCGGTCGAGCCTGTGGAGCCCGCTGGCAAGCGTCATTGCCTTCGGTCTCATCTTCTCCATGTTCTTCACGCTGCTGGTGGTGCCGGTGATCTACGTGGCGGTGAAGTCGCGGGTCGCCCGGCGCGCCTCGGTGCAAGAGGTCGCCGTAGCGGTCGCGCTGGCGGCGATGGTGCTGGTGGCAGGGGGGAAGGAAGCAAGCGCTGAGCCGCTGCGGCAGTCCCTGACGCTGTCCCAGGCCGTCGAGCTCGCCCTCAAGCAGAACTCGGTCCTCAAGATCGGCCGGGACAAGGTCGCCGAAACCGACCACAAGATCGCGTCGGTACGGTCCCAGTACTTCCCGCAGCTTACCAACAACACGAAGTTCATGAGCCTGTCCGACAAGCAGCAGATCTCCATCCCGGCGGGGAGTCTGGGCAACGCGGGCGGCGAGCAGTTCCCCAACAGGGAGGTGAAGCTCAGCCAGAGCAAGTCCACCGTGCTGTACAGCGAGACCACCCTCGCGCAGCCGACCACGCAGCTCTTCAAAATCGGGGCCGCCAACGACATCGCCAAGGCGGAGCGGGGCATCGCCAAGGCGGAACTGTCCAGGTCGGAGAACGAAATTGTCCTTGCCGTGCACGAGCTGTACTATGCGCTGCTCGTGGCCGACAAGGAGCGCTCCGCCGCCCGCGCCTCGCTCGATGCGGCCCAGGAAAACCTGCGCGAGGCCGAGGACGGGGTGAAGGCGGGCAATGTGCTCGAGGTGGCGCTGACCGCGGCCCGGGCGGACCTGCTGCAGGACAGGCAGGCGCTCCTGGTCGCCGAGAACCGTACCTTCGACGTCACTGCGGAGCTTTGCGACCTCTTGGGGCTGCCAAGCGACACTATCCTGGAGGCCACCGAGGCCGGACTCCCTGACCTGGTAAAACCGGCGAAGGAACAGGCCTATGACGAGGCGCGCTCCGGGAACGGCGAACTCCTCGCCGCGCGTGCAACCCTGGAGAAATCGCGCCACGCAATGCGCGCTGCCCGCTACGAATACATCCCCGACCTGACCATCTACGCCAGGCACGGCTATCAGGACGGCGCACCGTTCCTGGAAAAGAACGTGGGGATCGTCGGCGCGGAGCTGACCTGGAACATCTTCGACTGGGGCAGACGCAAGGCGGATATCGAGCAGCGTGCGGCCCAGCAGTCCCAGGCTGAAGAGAACCTGGCGCGGATCGACAAGCGGATCGGCATTGACATCGACAAGGCATTGCGCAAGCTGGAGCGTGCGCATCAGATGGTGGAGGTGGCCCGCGAGGCGCTCTCCCTGCGCCGGGAAAATGCGCGCCTGAGCGAGAACCGCCAGAAGGCCGGCACAGTGACCGCGGCCAAACATGCCGAAGCCGTCGCCGCTCTGAAAAGGGCGGAGATGGACGAGTTGCAGGCCTCCCTGGCCTACCGCTTGGCACAGGCCGAGTTGGACCGGATCAGGGGCGTCCTCGCCACCAGTCGATAACCCCGGCGGGGCCGCCAACTTGCAGAGACGGGGCTTGCGCCGTTGAAGTCGCTTGAAATGTTCGTCGTGATCGAGGGGGATGATGGCCAGCACAGCTCACCGTGATGCGGTCAAACTTACAGTCTTGCAAAAAACTTCAGAATCCTATAACTTTGCGGCGCGACAATTCTCCCGGGCGGCGTTGTGGAACGGGCGCGCCAAAAGGATCACGATCATGGGCATATTCGGCAAGCTGTTCGGCAAAGACTCTGCGCAGACAAGGGCCATCTCACCGGCCACGGCGACAACCTTACTGAGCGCGCTGTCGATGCACCTGCGCGGCGAGCTGGAGTCGGCGTTGGCGTCCTATGCCCGCATGGTGGCAGAGGACCCGAATGATTCCCTCGCGCCGTTCTTTGCCGCGGCCGTAAAGGCGCAAAACGGGGAGATGGAGGAGGCCGCGCAGGGACTGCGTGAACTGAGCAGCAGGATTTCCGAGACCGGCGAGAACATCTCCCGTGTCATCGTGGTCGAACTGACCAACCTGATGGCGGACGATCCCGTGACGGTGAGACGCCCCGCACTCAACGAGTTGCTGGTCTCCTTCGGCGATCTGCTCAAGAAGGAGGGGCAGACCCGCGAGAGCGCCGTCTGCTTCGAGATAGCGGCGGGATTCGCCCCGGACAACCCTCACGTGCTGCACAAGCTGGGGGACACGCTGCACGACCTGCGCATATACGACTACGCGGAGTCCGTGCTGCAGGAGGCGCTCAAATACGCCCCTTATCACTTCGGTGCGCACTACACCTACGCGGTGCTCCTGCAGGACCTCGGGCGCATCGACGAGGCCATCTCCCACTACGAAACCGCCGTCAAACTGGTTCCGACCCATGCAGCATGCCAGAACAACTTCGGTGCCGCGCTGCTGCGGGCCAACCGGCTGGACGAGGCGCTGGAGCATTGCAGCACGGCGCTGGAGCTGGAGCCCAACGCCCCGCTGGTAAAGATCAACCTTGGTTACATTTACCTGCTCAAGCAGGACTTCGCCGCCGCCCGCAAGAGCTTCAGCGGCGCCATCGAACTCAACGACCGGCTCGCCCCGGCCTACTTCGGACTCGCCTCCGCGGAAAAGGCTCTGGAGAGCGATCCGCAGACCGTCCGTGAACTGTACGAGAAGGCGATCGAGGTGAATCCCGCGATCCCCGAGGCTCACCATGCGCTGGCCAACCTCCTGGCGAGCCAGGACGACCCGCAGGCGCTCACCTACTACGCAAGCGCCCTGCAACTGAACAGCTCGCTGCCCAACCTGCGCCGCGACTACGGCTACGCCTTCCTGCATCTGGGGCGGCGGGACGAGGCACTGGAACAGTTGAAACTTGCGGTAATGCTGAACCCTGAAGATTCCATCGCTCGCGATCTCCTCGCCCAGGCGCAGGGGGCACCAAGCGAAGCCTAGCTTCCGGGTCGATGACCCGGCTTTTATGTAATGACATTTGAAGGAGGTGTGTGATGTATCGCTCGCTGTTTGTCCTTCTGCCACTTCTCGCTGCTTTCATGGCTGTTCCTGCTCTTGCCGAAGAATCTGAGGTAACAAAACCCGACGTTCCGCTGTGGCAGCAGACGACGAAGGACGCCGCTCCACCCCCAGAGGTCAAGCCACAGGTGAAGCCACAGATCAATCCAGAGGCTAAGCCGGAAGTGCCGCAGGACGTCAAACAGGAAGCCAAGCAGGAACCCAAGCAGGAACCCAAGCAGGAACCCAAGCAGGAACCCAAGCCAGAAGTGGCGCAGGAAGCCAAGCCAGAAGTGGCGCAGGAAGCCAAGCAGGGTGCCGGGCAGGAAGCCAAGCAGGAACCCGTCCCCGGTCAGGAAGCGGGCAAGGGGGGCGGCAACGAGATAGACTTCGGTACCATTGAGCAATACCGCCTCTGCATGGATTCCGAAGATCACATCAAGGACCTGCGCAAGATGCTGGAAGAGCACATCGCCCAGAACAACCTGGCGATGGGGGATATAAAAAAGCAGGCGGCTGCCCTGCTTGAAATGCAGCGCAAGCTGGTGATGTCGGACGACGCCCAGGTGGAAGACTTCAACAGGCGCACCCAGGAGCACAACAAGGTGGTGAAAGCTGCCAACGAAGCATCCGACAAACTGAGGCTCGAACTCGATTCCTTCAACACCACCTCTATGCAGCACAATCAGAACTGCGCGGCACTGATCGTCAAGATGTCCGACCGCGACGCGGTGATCAAAGAGCGCACACCAACCCCGAACCAGTAATATTCCCAACAGGGGGACTTTCCCGGTCCCCCTTGCTTTACTCTCCCTGCTCCGCCCCCGACATTTAAAAAACTCCCGCCGGTATTCGAACTTTTTGATCTCAGTCAAGGCGCTCCTTCCGCAAACGCCTAACATCCGATGTTACCAATCGGTAACAGGGGGTGTGATGACGACGACTGACAGTGAACCAGACAATGCAGTGTACCGTGCCATTCTTACCAGCATGGGCGAGGGGATTATGTTCGCCGACCACACCAATAAGATCGTCTGTGTCAATGCCGCTGCGGAGCAGATCCGCGGTATCGACGCCGGTAACTACCTGGGACGCGACCTCCTGGCCATCCACTCGCCGCCGGCCCGGCCCCGCATCGCTGCCATCCTCGAAAGCCTAAAAGGCGGCACCCTGGCGTTCCACACCCGTCCCCTGGAGGTCAAGGGGCGCATCTTCGAGAACAGCTACTATCCCATCAAGGACGCAGAGGAGCGCTTTGTCGGCACCCTCATGGTCAGCCGCGACATCACCGAGCGGGAACATCTCAAGGAAGAGAACTCGGTGCTGCGCGACCAGTTGTTGAGTGAAAACTCCTTCGGCGGCATGGTCGGCCGCAGTCCTGTCATGCAACCGGTCTTCCAGATGATCCGCTCGACGGCTCCGCTTGATTCCACCATCCTGATCACCGGCGAAAGCGGCACCGGCAAGGAACTGGTGGCGCGCGAACTGCACGCCAAGAGCCGGCGCAGCGGCTCTCCGCTCATCAAGGTCAACTGCGCGGCACTCCCCGAGAACCTGCTGGAATCGGAGCTTTTCGGCTTTGAGAAAGGGGCCTTCACGGGTGCCCTCAAGGAACGCAAAGGGAAGTTCGAGCAGGCCCACCGCGGCACCCTGTTTCTCGACGAGATCGGCGAGCTGCCCCTTGCCGCGCAGGCGAAGCTGTTGCGTGTCCTGCAGGAGAAGACCGTGGAACGGATCGGCGGGAGCCGGGAGATCGAGGTCGACGTGCGCATCGTGGCCGCCACCAACCGCGATT
It encodes the following:
- a CDS encoding efflux RND transporter permease subunit yields the protein MTPIKFSLRYPPVTLILTAMVVFIGIHAFLKMQRTEDPTITIRTGLVAAMYPGATSEQVEKQVTKTLEKHIFKFPEVRKEKTYSTSRPGVAIINVELEDSVKNSDQFWAKLRHEMNLVRTTELPAGVMGPVVDSDFGDTVAMLVAIHGKRYGYRELRDYADKIHDEMRTVREVGKLVTYGNQSEEVLITGSLERVAQYFADPRQIVNALRERNVIQSGGHFEAERSKSPMRTTGIFNTEEDIRNVLVDVSKDGHPLYIKDFAKVERRYQDPTFMVRYDGDPCLLLSVEMQKGKNIVELGERLDTVFQRLKVLLPPDVKLDLVANQPEVVKDRTEKLSHEFLLAIVSVVLVTIVLLPLRVALIAALAIPVTLCGTLGVMNAFGIALHQVSIAGLIMVLGIVVDDAIVIADNFVELLDHKVPKAEAAWRCASDVLVPVLTATVTIIASFLPLLILTGSVGEFIMALPLTVAIALAVSFIVAVFLTPLLCRFFIKKGLHDHDAAHDHTKEKKSLLDLLQDKYGIWIGTFMNRKWLAFALGGCAFVFGVALFAVVPQQFFPSAERNQFVVDVWMPQGTRIEATDGVMGRIEKTLASSKGIAHYATFVGQSAPRFYYNVNPQQPDGAYGQFIVNTESVQDTTRLVQELRPALAKVAPEAMVIVKELQQGAQMEAPIEVRIAGDDISELKRLGEQVQAILEGIPGTQYVFRDYFNDSYLVDVKVNDELANRLGITDAGVSQTLAGAFDGAAVSTFWEGDRAVDIKLRLDPASRSSFSDIGNTYLNSYLTRARVPLRAVATLAPEWQTGRIVRRNGVHTLTIRAFPKPRVYASDILEKAMPRIKALELPTGYRIYYGGEKDNQDETFPQMLAALGISLVAIFLVLLVQFRNVSDPLVVMASIPLTLFGAILGLVITHNPFGFTAFMGLISLCGIVVRNGIILVDYCNEKVAEGESLEQAAREAGARRLRPIFLTTMAAAVGVTPMILSRSSLWSPLASVIAFGLIFSMFFTLLVVPVIYVAVKSRVARRASVQEVAVAVALAAMVLVAGGKEASAEPLRQSLTLSQAVELALKQNSVLKIGRDKVAETDHKIASVRSQYFPQLTNNTKFMSLSDKQQISIPAGSLGNAGGEQFPNREVKLSQSKSTVLYSETTLAQPTTQLFKIGAANDIAKAERGIAKAELSRSENEIVLAVHELYYALLVADKERSAARASLDAAQENLREAEDGVKAGNVLEVALTAARADLLQDRQALLVAENRTFDVTAELCDLLGLPSDTILEATEAGLPDLVKPAKEQAYDEARSGNGELLAARATLEKSRHAMRAARYEYIPDLTIYARHGYQDGAPFLEKNVGIVGAELTWNIFDWGRRKADIEQRAAQQSQAEENLARIDKRIGIDIDKALRKLERAHQMVEVAREALSLRRENARLSENRQKAGTVTAAKHAEAVAALKRAEMDELQASLAYRLAQAELDRIRGVLATSR
- a CDS encoding tetratricopeptide repeat protein yields the protein MGIFGKLFGKDSAQTRAISPATATTLLSALSMHLRGELESALASYARMVAEDPNDSLAPFFAAAVKAQNGEMEEAAQGLRELSSRISETGENISRVIVVELTNLMADDPVTVRRPALNELLVSFGDLLKKEGQTRESAVCFEIAAGFAPDNPHVLHKLGDTLHDLRIYDYAESVLQEALKYAPYHFGAHYTYAVLLQDLGRIDEAISHYETAVKLVPTHAACQNNFGAALLRANRLDEALEHCSTALELEPNAPLVKINLGYIYLLKQDFAAARKSFSGAIELNDRLAPAYFGLASAEKALESDPQTVRELYEKAIEVNPAIPEAHHALANLLASQDDPQALTYYASALQLNSSLPNLRRDYGYAFLHLGRRDEALEQLKLAVMLNPEDSIARDLLAQAQGAPSEA
- a CDS encoding sigma-54 interaction domain-containing protein; amino-acid sequence: MTTTDSEPDNAVYRAILTSMGEGIMFADHTNKIVCVNAAAEQIRGIDAGNYLGRDLLAIHSPPARPRIAAILESLKGGTLAFHTRPLEVKGRIFENSYYPIKDAEERFVGTLMVSRDITEREHLKEENSVLRDQLLSENSFGGMVGRSPVMQPVFQMIRSTAPLDSTILITGESGTGKELVARELHAKSRRSGSPLIKVNCAALPENLLESELFGFEKGAFTGALKERKGKFEQAHRGTLFLDEIGELPLAAQAKLLRVLQEKTVERIGGSREIEVDVRIVAATNRDLRNDVAAGNFREDLFYRLNVIPIELPPLRQRLEDILPLATVFLSRFAAEMGRPELRLSREAKEALLSHRYPGNVRELKNAMERATALCSGDTLMIDDLPAEFGHGAFAAQQAELSRTPVPGSALSTKLDVREAELIEQALAATGHRRAEAASLLGISRKTLWKKMKRYR